From the genome of Thiovibrio frasassiensis:
TCGGTCTCCATCTGCGTGAGCAGCAGCAGCCCGATCCCCTGTCTGCCAAGGTGTGGGTCCACGGCGACCCAATAGAGGTCAAAGCGGCGGTCGGTCATGGGGATCTCCCCGTAACAGATAAAGCCGACCACCTTATCTTCGCCGGTCTTGGCAATCAGGATTTGATAGTCATTCTTTTCCGGATTCAAGGTGTCGTCGATGACCTCGATGGCCACCTCCACCTCCTGGGCATTGAAATTTTTTTGCTTGCGGACCAGTGCGAGCAATTGGCTGCGGTCTTTGGCTGCAATGGGCTGGATGGTGATCATAGGGGTACTCGCAGGGCGACCAGCCGGATGAATTCGCCGACCATCTCCGTATAGTTCATCTTGTTTTCGGCCACGGCTGCGGCAAAACCTCCATCCGGACTGAGGCAGGGGTTGGCATTGATCTCAAGGATGTACAGACCCCCCTGGTCGTCGAGGCGCAGATCAACCCGGGCGTAATCGCGCAGACCGAAGAGAGTAAAGCACTCCTGGGACATGCTCCGCATGGCCTGTTGCACGGGCGCGGGCAGGTTGTTGGGGAAGCAGCGGGGAGAATGGTTGTATTCAAAGGATTCCTCGTCCCATTTACCCTTGTAGCTGACAATGCGGTGCAGATCGGCGGGAAATTCGGAAAAATCGATCTCCGCCAGGGGCATGACCCGGGGCTGGGGATAGCCGAAAAGCGAGATATTGAACTCTCTTCCGGCGATATACTCTTCCACCAGGATGGCGCCGTACTGTCCATAGAGTGCTTCCAGTCGGGGAAGCAGGTCGGCGATTTCCGCAACCACCGATTCCTGCTCGATGCCGATGGAGGCATCCTGGAAGCGGGGCTTGAGGATCACCGGGAAATGAAGGCCTGCGGGCCGCAGTACCTCACCGCCCTCGTAGAGGAAAAAGGCGGGGGTGTGCAGCCCCGAGGCACCGAGGAGTCGTTTGAGGGTGAGTTTGTCCGTGGAGAGCAGCAATGCCATGGCCGAGGAGCCGGTGAAGGGAATCCCCAGCAGTTCGAGGACTGCGGCCGGGTGGCCGATGAGGAGCGGATCTTCGTCCACCGACTCGCAGAGGTTGAAGGCAAGGTCTATCCCTTCTTCTTTTACGGTGGCGACAAAAGCGGCCAGATCGCGGCTGAAGGGGATGCGCACCCGGGGCTGGCCCAGTTCGGTGAGCGCGGTCTCGATGGCCTCCACCTGGGCCAGGACATCGACGGAGGATTCCCAGTTCGGCTCACCCTTGGGGATGGGCTGGTTATGGATGATCCCGACTTTGAGGTGTTTCATGGGGCCAGCCCGAGCCGGGCAATGGCGGCTTCGACGATCTCGCTGAGCAGCTCCTGGTAGGTGATGCCGTATTTGGCGGCGATGATGCAGAGGTCGGAATGCTCGGGATGCAGCCCGGCCAGGGGGTTGACCTCGATGAAATTGGGGATGCCGTTGGCGTCGGAGCGCAGGTCCACCCTCCCCCCGTCCCGGCAATCCAGAGCCTGCCAAGCGGCCAGGGCGGTTGCTTCCGCCTGGTGCGCTTCCGCATCGTCCACCTTGCGGTATTCCACCAGCTCTTCGCAGAACTCCTTGTTGTGATACGAATAGACCTCCGGCTCGGAGTCGGGCAGCAGCACCACCTCCATGACCCCGATGGAGCGGGCTTTCGCGCCGTTGCCCACGATGCCTACGGTGAACTCCCTCCCCGGCAGATAGGCCTCCACCAGTACCGGCTGGTGGAAGGTTTGCAAGAGCTCGGCACAGACCACGTGCAGCTCTTCGCCGGTGCTGATCTTGGAGGCAGGGGTCACGCCCTTGCCGGTGCCCTCGGCCACCGGCTTGGCAAAGACCGGATAGGGCAGCGTCACCCCAGCCACGTCTTCGCTGCTTTTCACCACACTGAAGGCGGGGGTGGGGATGCCGAGATCCCGGACCACGTGTTTGCTCATTCCCTTGTGCAGGGTCAACCCCAGGACCAGAGGGTCGGAAAAGACGTAGGGAATCCGGTGCGCCTCCAACAGGGCGGGCACCAGAGCTTCCCGGCCGAAGCCGTACAGCCCTTCGCAGATATTAAAAACCAGATCCCAGCGTTCCCCCCCGAGCAGCCGGGGCATGAGGCTCATGAAATTGCCGATGGGCACGGTTTCGTGGCCCATATCCCGCAGGGCCTGGTCAATGGCCGCGATGGTTGATTCCCGGTCGAACTCGGCGGTTTCTTCTTCCCCGTAGCCAGCGGCGAGATAGTCGCTCCGCAGGTCGTAGGTCATTCCAATCAGCATGAGAGAGTTCCTTGTTTTCAGGGCGATTAGCAAATGGCTAACAAGTTCCCTCCCCCCGAGGGGGGAGGGTTAGGGAGAGGGGGAAATAGCTGGACCGCTGGGTTGCAGCTTCACCCGCCCCCTGGCCCCTCCCGTCAAGGGAGGGGGGATTCAATTTGGCAGAATTTTGCAAGTGGCTCAGGGCTAGGCGAAACATGGTAACCGTTTACGCTCAGCTTGCCCGGCTTGCCGCGCCGATCACGTCGGGGTAGCGGTAGACCTTGCCTTCGTAATTCCTGATCAAAAGATCGTTGCCCTCCCGGCCAACCACGGTTTCGGGAATGAGCGGGATCTTGCCGCCGCCGCCCGGCGCGTCGATCACATAGTTGGGCACGGCATAGCCGGAGGTGTGGCCTCGCAACCCTTGGTACATCTCCAACCCCTTGGAAACCGGGGTGCGGAAATGGGCCGAGCCGATGATGGGATCGCACTGGTACAGGTAATAGGGCTTGACCCGGATCTTGACCAAGCCGTGCATGAGCGTGCGCATGGTGTCCAGGGAATCGTTGATCCCGGAAAGGAGCACGGTCTGGCTGCCCAGGGGGATGCCTGAGTCGGCGAGCATGGCGCAGGCCTTGGTCGCTTCCGGGGTGAGTTCGTCGGGGTGGGTGCAGTGGATGCTCATCCACAGCGGGTGATATTTTTTCAGCATGGCTACCAGTTCCGGGGTGATGCGCTGGGGCAGCACCATGGGGGCCTTGGTGCCGATGCGGATCATCTCCACGTGCGGGATCCGGCGCAACCGGCTCAGCAGCCATTCGATCTGCTCGTCACCCATGGTCAGCGGATCGCCGCCGGAAAGGAGGACATCGCGGATCCCCGGGTTGGCGGCGATATAGGCGATGGCTTTCTGCCAGCGGGCCGGGCTGTGGCTCTTGCGCCGGCCGACCATGCGGGAGCGGGTGCAGTAGCGGCAGTAGCTCGAACAGTAGTCGGTGACCAGAAAGAGGACCCGGTCGGGATAGCGGTGCACCAAGCCCGGCACCGGAGAGTGATTGTCCTCGCCCAGGGGATCGTGTTCCTCGCCCTGGGAAACCAGCAACTCACTCAAGGTCGGCACCATGGTGCGCCGGAGCGGCTGCTGCGGATTGTCAGGGGAAATGAGGCTGGCGTAGTAGGGAGTAATGGCCAGGGGCAGAGTGGCGCCATTAAAGGCCATGGCCTGCCGCTCGCTGTCCGAGAGGTCTATGAGCTTGCCGAGTTTTTTGAGGCTGGTGATGCGGTTGCGGAGCTGCCAGTGCCAGTCGTGCCAGTCGTCATCGGTGGCGAGGGGGAAATGGCGTTGCCGGAAGGTGGGGCTGGGGGGGTGGTTGGAAAAGGGAAAGGCGTTGGTGGGGCAACAACCTGGAGGTTCCTCTTGCTCCTCAATGTGGACAACCTTTTGCTGCATTGTGCGTCTCCTTGCTGGATGGTCGATGGATCCATTAAAAAGATTAAATAATTTCAAAAGGATACCGCTGATCCCCGCAAGCGGGTCAGTGTATTTGATGGAACCAGTTTATGCTCATTGCGCAAGAAAGTGTCAAGAAAAAAAGCAGGAGGGGTATTTTTTTTAACTTATTGTTTTTACGTAAATTTTTGTCGGTCTCTGTTTGCCCGTGCCGTTGTCGGAGCGGGGGTGGAAGGAGGATGCAGGTTAACTACCTAAAATAATTTGTAATAATTCAGAGAGGTCTCGGAAGCTGAAGGGCTTGGGGGTAACCCCACAAAAGCCATGTTCGCTGAAGTTGGCCATGCTCGGATCATCGGCATATCCGCTGGAGACAACGGCTTTTACTTGGGGGTCGAGCTGGCGGAGCCGGGCAATGGCTTCCTTGCCGCCCATGCCGCCGGGCACGGTCAGATCCATAATGACCAGATCGAAGGGCTGTCCGTTGGCCTCCAGGTAAAGGGTAATGGCTTCTGCCCCGTCCTTGGCGGTGTGGGGTCCATAGCCGAGTTTCTGGCGCCTGGCGGTGGAAACATTGCGGATGAGTTCTTCATCGTCCATGATCAGAATTTTGCCTGGCCTTTGTTGAGCGGTGCCCCCTGTTGTGTTGCGATGCTCTCTTCTGCGCGGGAGGAGGCCTGTGTCAGCGTTATTCCCCGGACTGGGGGAAAGAGAAGTGGTCTAACCGCTCCATGAGACTGGCGATGGTGAAGGGTTTTGAGACATAATCGTCCATGCCCGCGGCCAGGCATTTCTCGCTATACCCCTTCATGGCATGGGCGGTTAAGGCGATGATCGGAATATGGCGCGTTGTTCCTTGTTCCAGGGCGCGGATTTTTTCGGTTGCCTCAAAGCCGTCCATTTCCGGCATCTGCACATCCATTAGAATCAGGTCGAAATGTTCGGCCCCATATTTTTCCAAGGCATCCAGCCCATTATTGGCGATCACCACGGAATGCCCCTCCTTCTCCAGCAGTTTTTGCGCCACCTTTTGGTTCACAAGGTTGTCTTCCGCCAGCAGGATATGGAGTTTTTCCTTCTTTCCCGCCTGTGGTGTTGCCTGTTGGGGGGCAGGGTGTTCCGCCTGGACAAAAACGGTGGAGATACTCCTGAGCAGATCCTTTTGCCGACAGGGTTTGAGCAG
Proteins encoded in this window:
- a CDS encoding GNAT family N-acetyltransferase, coding for MITIQPIAAKDRSQLLALVRKQKNFNAQEVEVAIEVIDDTLNPEKNDYQILIAKTGEDKVVGFICYGEIPMTDRRFDLYWVAVDPHLGRQGIGLLLLTQMETELTGQGSAKVYVDTSSTPGYDSARGFYEKNGYRVACVFPDFYRDGDDKVVYLKEL
- a CDS encoding D-alanine--D-alanine ligase family protein, with the protein product MKHLKVGIIHNQPIPKGEPNWESSVDVLAQVEAIETALTELGQPRVRIPFSRDLAAFVATVKEEGIDLAFNLCESVDEDPLLIGHPAAVLELLGIPFTGSSAMALLLSTDKLTLKRLLGASGLHTPAFFLYEGGEVLRPAGLHFPVILKPRFQDASIGIEQESVVAEIADLLPRLEALYGQYGAILVEEYIAGREFNISLFGYPQPRVMPLAEIDFSEFPADLHRIVSYKGKWDEESFEYNHSPRCFPNNLPAPVQQAMRSMSQECFTLFGLRDYARVDLRLDDQGGLYILEINANPCLSPDGGFAAAVAENKMNYTEMVGEFIRLVALRVPL
- a CDS encoding KamA family radical SAM protein; amino-acid sequence: MQQKVVHIEEQEEPPGCCPTNAFPFSNHPPSPTFRQRHFPLATDDDWHDWHWQLRNRITSLKKLGKLIDLSDSERQAMAFNGATLPLAITPYYASLISPDNPQQPLRRTMVPTLSELLVSQGEEHDPLGEDNHSPVPGLVHRYPDRVLFLVTDYCSSYCRYCTRSRMVGRRKSHSPARWQKAIAYIAANPGIRDVLLSGGDPLTMGDEQIEWLLSRLRRIPHVEMIRIGTKAPMVLPQRITPELVAMLKKYHPLWMSIHCTHPDELTPEATKACAMLADSGIPLGSQTVLLSGINDSLDTMRTLMHGLVKIRVKPYYLYQCDPIIGSAHFRTPVSKGLEMYQGLRGHTSGYAVPNYVIDAPGGGGKIPLIPETVVGREGNDLLIRNYEGKVYRYPDVIGAASRAS
- a CDS encoding D-alanine--D-alanine ligase family protein; the protein is MLIGMTYDLRSDYLAAGYGEEETAEFDRESTIAAIDQALRDMGHETVPIGNFMSLMPRLLGGERWDLVFNICEGLYGFGREALVPALLEAHRIPYVFSDPLVLGLTLHKGMSKHVVRDLGIPTPAFSVVKSSEDVAGVTLPYPVFAKPVAEGTGKGVTPASKISTGEELHVVCAELLQTFHQPVLVEAYLPGREFTVGIVGNGAKARSIGVMEVVLLPDSEPEVYSYHNKEFCEELVEYRKVDDAEAHQAEATALAAWQALDCRDGGRVDLRSDANGIPNFIEVNPLAGLHPEHSDLCIIAAKYGITYQELLSEIVEAAIARLGLAP
- a CDS encoding response regulator, which produces MDDEELIRNVSTARRQKLGYGPHTAKDGAEAITLYLEANGQPFDLVIMDLTVPGGMGGKEAIARLRQLDPQVKAVVSSGYADDPSMANFSEHGFCGVTPKPFSFRDLSELLQIILGS